A part of Indicator indicator isolate 239-I01 unplaced genomic scaffold, UM_Iind_1.1 iindUn_scaffold_355, whole genome shotgun sequence genomic DNA contains:
- the LOC128980594 gene encoding proteinase-activated receptor 2-like encodes MSQLVPSCSSAAALVAVLLGCACLSSAAPGESHGRGRSFILLSPEEEATCPGASAESLLSSSLTTLLLPALYSLVLLVGLPANALACWVLVANFRRCSSSLFLLNLAAAHLLFILVLPLKISYHLLGNHWPFGEHLCRALVASFYGNLYSSILFVTCIGLERYVSVVHPFLWKGSSWTRGKAALCLLIWLLVGLGMTPLLLHPQTRPVPSLNVTTCHDVLEREQHKDLTNYFLLLVGLGFGLPFVLMTISYSCILARLLAKGRQHRQVVRVLALVLLLFLFCFTPSNVLLFIHSVLKTSGCSTNISYLLYTVALVLAALSNCFDPFLYFYSSQDFRGWVQRAGSCCLTGLETSSGRTSEKAALPLRSSEQSQL; translated from the exons ATGTCCCAGCTGGTGCCTtcgtgcagctctgctgccgcCCTTGTCGCTGTCCTGCTCGGCTGTGCCTGCCTCAGCTCGGCTGCTCCGGGTGAGT CGCACGGCAGGGGGCGAAGCTTCATCCTCCTCAGCCCTGAAGAAGAAGCCACCTGCCCTGGGGCCTCTGCAGAAtctctcctcagcagcagcctcaccaccctcctcctgcctgccctctactcgctggtgctgctggtggggctgcCAGCCAACGCCTTGGCCTGCTGGGTCCTGGTGGCCAATTtcaggaggtgttccagcagcctcttcTTGCTCAACTTGGCCGCTGCCCACCTGCTCTTCATCCTGGTGCTGCCTCTGAAGATCTCCTACCACCTGCTGGGCAACCACTGGCCCTTTGGGGAACACCTGTGCCGCGCCCTGGTGGCCTCCTTCTACGGCAACCTCTACAGCTCCATCCTCTTCGTCACCTGCATCGGCCTGGAGCGCTACGTCTCCGTGGTGCATCCCTTCCTGTGGAAGGGCTCCAGCTGGACGCGGGGCAAGGCAGCCCTCTGCCTGCTCAtctggctgctggtggggctgggcatGACCCCCCTTCTTCTGCACCCCCAGACCAGACCCGTCCCCAGCCTGAACGTCACCACCTGCCACGATGTCCTGGAGAGGGAGCAGCACAAGGACCTCACCAACTATTTCCTCCTCTTGGTGGGGCTGGGCTTTGGCTTGCCCTTTGTCCTCATGACCATCTCCTACAGCTGCATCCTGGCACGGCTGCTGGCcaagggcaggcagcacaggcaggtggTGAGGGTCCTGGCCTTGGtccttctgctcttcctcttctgcttcacCCCCAGCAATGTGCTGCTCTTCATCCACAGCGTGCTGAAGACCTCGGGGTGCAGCACCAACATCAGCTACCTGCTGTACACCGTGgccctggtgctggctgccctcAGCAACTGCTTTGATCCCTTCCTCTACTTCTACAGCTCCCAGGATTTCCggggctgggtgcagagggcaggcagctgctgcctgactgGGCTGGAGACCTCCTCAGGGAGGACCTCAGAGAAGGCAGCCTTGCCCCTGAGGTCCAGCGAGCAGAGCCAGCTGTAG